The DNA window TAAAGCTCGGATCGCCGATCATACCCGTGGCACCCCCAACTAAAGCAATAGGTGTATGCCCCGCCTCCTGAAAGCGTTTGAGCACTAAGAGCGGCACCAAGTGCCCCAGATGGAGGCTGTCCGCCGTCGGATCAAAGCCGCAATACAGCGCCCGCGGCTGATCTAGATGCTCTTCTAACTCTTTGTCTGCGGAAACCTGCGCGACTAGGCCGCGCTGGCGTAATTGATTAATTATCTGACTGCCACTCTGTTTCATTGCAACGCTGTTCACTGTGTCGAAATTGGGGGCCAACTCTACAGATTGAGAGGGCAAATACAAGATCTTCTCACCTCAATCGAAGTAACTGGTCGCTCTGAGACAGGTTTTGGCGTTAAAAAAGCGGAAGTAGCTCGCTGTAACTTATCAAGTTATTAGGCTAAACTTGCGCGAATCGTACAATGCTGGCTGACTATGATCGTATTACTAATGCAAAGGGCGACACGTTTTTTGCATCTTATGCTCAACGTTTTCCCGCGACGGCACCTTATTGCGGCGTCGGTGGTCAGCTGCTGCCTACTTGTATTGATCGTCTACCCGGTGACCGATGCTGAGGCCAAAAGGCAAGTCTCTGAGCAGCTTGTCCTGCCAACTGAATCAGCTGCTATAGAAATCGCCCTAGAAACTGACCTCAAGCCAACACTGCGATGGGTGGAACAATCGGTGGGCTCTGGGGATAGCCTCTCGCTACTTTTCAGTCGCGCCAAGCTCAGCGCTGCAGATGCCTACAGAGTGAGCTCTTCCAAAGATGGCAAACTGCTGCGCAATCTCTATCCCGGAGAATCCTTTCGCTTTGGTCTTAACCAAGCTGGTGAGCTTGAAGAGCTGCACTATATACAGTCAAAGTTAGTCAGCCGCATCTATAGCCTTGATGGTGACAGCTATAGCTCTGAGCTCAGAGAACTCGAGCCGGATACGCTGCTCAGCTATCGCGAAGGCATTATCAAAGATTCCCTCTATCTATCAGCCCAGCAAGCCAATCTGCCGGATAAGCTGATTATGGAACTAGCCAATATCTTTGCCTGGGATATAGATTTTGTCTTCGATATTCGCCAAGGCGACTCATTTGCGATCCTTTTTCAAGAGAAGTATCTGCACGGCGAGAAGTTCGCTGTAGGGGATATTGTCGCCGCATCCTTTACCAATCGCGGCAAATCCTATAACGCCGTGCTCTACACAGATAGCAAAGGCAATTCGAGTTATTACACGCCGGAAGGCTTAAGTATGCGCAAAGCTTTCCTGCGCGCACCGCTGGATATATTCCGTATTAGCTCTGGATTTAACCTCAAGCGTAAGCACCCGATCCATAAAATGATCAAAGCCCACCGTGGGGTCGACTACGCAGCACCAAGAGGCACCCCGGTATTTTCCGCCGGTGACGGCAAGGTCATAGCCACCGGCTATAGCAAAGCCAACGGCAACTACGTCTTCGTCCAGCATGGACAGACCTATGTGACCAAATACCTGCACCTTAATAAGAAAAAAGTCCGGAAAGGCCAAGCGGTTAGGCAACGCCAAATAATTGGTACAGTTGGCTCTACAGGTTATGCGACTGGACCGCACCTGCATTACGAATTCTTAGTTAACGGTGTCCATCGCAATCCACGCACGGTGAAGCTACCC is part of the SAR92 clade bacterium H455 genome and encodes:
- a CDS encoding peptidoglycan DD-metalloendopeptidase family protein, which produces MIVLLMQRATRFLHLMLNVFPRRHLIAASVVSCCLLVLIVYPVTDAEAKRQVSEQLVLPTESAAIEIALETDLKPTLRWVEQSVGSGDSLSLLFSRAKLSAADAYRVSSSKDGKLLRNLYPGESFRFGLNQAGELEELHYIQSKLVSRIYSLDGDSYSSELRELEPDTLLSYREGIIKDSLYLSAQQANLPDKLIMELANIFAWDIDFVFDIRQGDSFAILFQEKYLHGEKFAVGDIVAASFTNRGKSYNAVLYTDSKGNSSYYTPEGLSMRKAFLRAPLDIFRISSGFNLKRKHPIHKMIKAHRGVDYAAPRGTPVFSAGDGKVIATGYSKANGNYVFVQHGQTYVTKYLHLNKKKVRKGQAVRQRQIIGTVGSTGYATGPHLHYEFLVNGVHRNPRTVKLPQANPISATELAAFKSATTPALTQLAQAGTSSELVQLETLPSAQTGIASAN